TGTTTTCGTCTCGCCCGGACATCGCCTGGACCTGTATGGCAGCCTTGAATTGGCCATGGCCCTTGCGCCCAAGTACCGCCTGCCCGAAACCACGCGCCAAGCGCATAATCTTGCCTCGGGCCATAGACCAAGGAGCATCAAACCTGAGTCAGACACCGAAGAAGTTGACAAAGGCCGACGACATTCGAATAGTGGTGTTTGATTTCTTCCGCCCTGCTGGCGCGGAATAGGCCATTAACGAGGTGAACAATGTCCCAGCCAGAAGATATGTGGCGCTGTCAGACCGTCAATTGCGGCTATGTCTACGATCCGGATCGGGGCGACCGCAAAGGCAAGATTCCCAAGGGCACACGTTTCGAGGATCTGCCCGAGGATTGGCGCTGCCCGATATGCGGAGCGAGCAAGAAATGTTTCAAGCCTCTGGCCGGACCTGGCTCCACTGCGGGTTGTGAAACGCCCACGGTTTAGTTTCCTGCGGGAAAACTGTTGATCGCGCGTAGCAGAAGTCCAAGACCCGATCGCGCCCTTGCCGGATTTGCCGGTTTCGTTTATCCACCAGAGGCGTTTTCATTGCGCCAATCTTTCACCCCATCCGGATCATCATGGCCCTCAGCTCTCACACTAAACGCCTGATCACCGCGTTCGCCCTGCTCCCCGCGCTGCTGTGGACCATCTTCGCCGGGGGCAACTGGATATTCGGCGGACTTTTGCTTGTCTGTTACCTTGGGCTGTGGGAATTCTACAGCCTTTTCTGGTCCCGCGAAGGACTGGGCAAGAAGCTCCTGGGCCTCGCCCTGTGCACGGCACTGCTAGTGGCCGCCAGGCGTCAGGACCCGCAGTTGATCATTGCCCTGCTGCTGGCAGCCTTCTGGCTTGGAGGGCTCCTGTTTTTGTTCAGTTACAGCCGCGCGCCCGGCAAGGCCAATTACCTGAATGCCACGGTGCTCGTGGGGGGATTGCTCTACCTTCCGCTGTCCTTGCACTTTTTCCTTTTTTTCCAGCCGGCGGAAATCTTCCTTGTGCTCGTGGCGGCCTTCCTCTCGGATACCGGCGCATACTATGCGGGAACCTATTTTGGTCGGCGCAAGCTTTGGCCAAGCATCAGTCCCAAGAAAACTTGGGAAGGCGGTCTCGGCGGCTTGCTGACCTGCATGCTCTCGGTACTGACCTTGGGCCTGATCTGGGGCAATGCGCCTTGGTGGAGTTGGCTTGTCCTGGCCGCACTCCTCAATCTCGCGGCCCAGTTTGGCGACTTCTTCGAATCCGCGCTCAAACGCTGGCTCTCGGTCAAGGATTCAGGTACTCTGCTTCCCGGCCATGGCGGCCTGCTCGACCGCATTGATTCGCTGCTGCTGGTTGTCCCGATCTATGCCGCCTGCCGCGCCCTGATGCCATTCTTCTCCTGAGCAGCAGCCAACCGCCCACAAGGCCAGAGCGCCTAACGGTCCCCAAAAGCGCATGCAACAGTACAGCAATCTTTCTCATTCCCCACAAACCGTCAGGCTTGGCCAAGCCAGTCGGGAGTATATCTCCCGTCTGCCCGCCACTGCGGCGCCATTCCCCCGTCGCTTGGCCATTCTTGGCAGTACGGGCTCGATTGGCGTAAGCGCCTTGAAAATCTGCGCCGCCCACCCCGACAAGTTTCAGGTGCTGGCTCTGGCCGGAGGCCGCAACGCCAAGCTCCTGGCCGAGCAAGCCGCAGCTTTCAGGCCGGCTTGGCTTGGGGTTCTCGACGACGACACCGCGGCCGAACTCATTGATCTGCTGCCCAGCGGCTACGCTCCGACAGTATTGGTAGGAGAATCCGCCTACACGTCGATCGCGGCACTGGATTGGGCCGATGTGGTGCTCTCCTGCATCGTGGGCGCGGCCGGCTTGGCGCCGACCTTGGCAGCCGTGCGCGCCGGCAAGATCGTGGCCCTGGCCAACAAGGAGTCCCTGGTGCTTGCCGGCGGGATCATCCGCCAAGCCTGCCGCGAGAGCGGAGCCGTGATCCTGCCCGTGGACTCCGAGCACAACGCCCTGTTCCAGGCTGTGCACGCCGACGGCCTGAAGCCCGTGCGTTCGCTCATCCTGACCGCATCGGGAGGCCCGTTCCGCGGCTGGGACAAGGAGCGGCTGCGCAGCGTGACACGGGCGCAAGCCCTGAACCATCCCAACTGGAGCATGGGCGCCAAGATTACCATCGACTCGTCCACGCTCATGAACAAGGGCCTGGAGTTCATAGAAGCCTGCCACCTGTTCGGCATGGCCCCGCAGGACGTGCGCGTGATCGTGCACCCGCAGTCCATCGTACACTCCCTCGCCGAGTTCGTGGATGGATCTCTGCTTGCCCACATGGGCCCGCCGGACATGCGCGTGGCCATAGCCTATTGCCTGGGCTTCCCCGAGCGTCTGGGCACCGGCCTTGCGCCCCTGGATCTCATCGCCTTGGGGCAGCTCACTTTCGAAGCCCCGGACACCCAGGCCTTCCCATGCCTGCGCTTGGCCCAGGAAGCCTTTGCCGCCGGCCCGAGCCATCCCGTGGTGCTCAACGCCGCCAACGAAGTGGCCGTGGATCTTTTTCTGCGCGGGCGTATCAGCTATCTGGACATTCCGGCCTGCATCGAGGCCGAATTGTCGGCCCATACCTCCGTGACCGTGGACGATTTGGAATCCATCCTGGCCCTGGATCATGAGGTGCGCGCGCGCACCCTGGCTCACTGGGGCGAGAGAACCGAGCAAGGATAGATCATGATTCAAAGCATCATTGCCGTGGCGGTTGTCCTCGGCGGTCTTATTTTCTTCCATGAGCTTGGCCACTTCATCGTGGCCCGGCTGTTCGGCGTGGGCGTGACCACCTTCTCCTTGGGCTTCGGGCCCAGGCTGTTCGGCGTACGACGCAACCACACCGACTACAAGGTGTCGGCCATACCTCTGGGCGGCTACGTGCACATGGTCGGCGAGCAGCCCGGCCAGGAACTGCCCGAAGGCTTCAGCCGCAAGGAAAGCTTCACAGCACGCCCCGCTTGGCAGCGCATGATCATCGTGGCCGCCGGTCCCTTCTTCAATTTCTTCCTGGCCATCCTCATATACTGGGGCATCTTCTGGTCCCAAGGCCAGCTCATACTCGTACCGGAAGTAGGCCGCATTCTGGCGGACAGCCCGGCCATGGAGGCCGGCCTGCGCG
This region of Desulfocurvibacter africanus subsp. africanus DSM 2603 genomic DNA includes:
- the dxr gene encoding 1-deoxy-D-xylulose-5-phosphate reductoisomerase, with protein sequence MQQYSNLSHSPQTVRLGQASREYISRLPATAAPFPRRLAILGSTGSIGVSALKICAAHPDKFQVLALAGGRNAKLLAEQAAAFRPAWLGVLDDDTAAELIDLLPSGYAPTVLVGESAYTSIAALDWADVVLSCIVGAAGLAPTLAAVRAGKIVALANKESLVLAGGIIRQACRESGAVILPVDSEHNALFQAVHADGLKPVRSLILTASGGPFRGWDKERLRSVTRAQALNHPNWSMGAKITIDSSTLMNKGLEFIEACHLFGMAPQDVRVIVHPQSIVHSLAEFVDGSLLAHMGPPDMRVAIAYCLGFPERLGTGLAPLDLIALGQLTFEAPDTQAFPCLRLAQEAFAAGPSHPVVLNAANEVAVDLFLRGRISYLDIPACIEAELSAHTSVTVDDLESILALDHEVRARTLAHWGERTEQG
- a CDS encoding rubredoxin codes for the protein MSQPEDMWRCQTVNCGYVYDPDRGDRKGKIPKGTRFEDLPEDWRCPICGASKKCFKPLAGPGSTAGCETPTV
- a CDS encoding phosphatidate cytidylyltransferase, with amino-acid sequence MALSSHTKRLITAFALLPALLWTIFAGGNWIFGGLLLVCYLGLWEFYSLFWSREGLGKKLLGLALCTALLVAARRQDPQLIIALLLAAFWLGGLLFLFSYSRAPGKANYLNATVLVGGLLYLPLSLHFFLFFQPAEIFLVLVAAFLSDTGAYYAGTYFGRRKLWPSISPKKTWEGGLGGLLTCMLSVLTLGLIWGNAPWWSWLVLAALLNLAAQFGDFFESALKRWLSVKDSGTLLPGHGGLLDRIDSLLLVVPIYAACRALMPFFS